In the genome of Mytilus edulis chromosome 14, xbMytEdul2.2, whole genome shotgun sequence, the window ATTTACATGAAAAATTGAAAgttgaattgaaatgaaaattgaaatgaggAGTTTATAAGCATTGTAATATACAAACATGACTGTACTTCAAGAGAAGACATTCCACTGGGCCGATGCCACTTCTGGTGgggatttatttccccgagggtaacaccagcccagtagttagcacttctgtgttgactttagttatcattgatatgttcatcattataaatttactgttaacaaaactttgaattttgaaaaaataaggcttttctacctcaggacaGATtaatttagctgtatttggcaaaactgtttaggaatgtttggtattcaatgctcttcaacttcttatttTATTTGATCTTTTAAACGTTTTTTAATCgaacgtcactggtgagtcttttgtggCCGAAACTCGCATAATAATCTAAATTtttaatcatggtatctatgatgagtttattctctCATGtaaccattttgattttttccaaattttagtTGCTGCTTGTGATGcacaattttttgttttctgtgtgttaattttatctattttttcaaaGGTCGGTTTGGTTAATGAGAATTTCCATAATGGTGtagttgggatttttttttataagaaccgACTTTTGTATTGCATCATTGTATTCTTTTGTCTCTTGTTTTGATTATATAGTTTTTCATTTAgtgttatcatttttatttattttcattttcatgtaagtttttcttttgaatttagcatttatttatttttttagctaCACTGATATTACAATAGTTTTGATAGGAACCATTGGAAGCGGGAAAAGTCGTACAGGCAATACAATTGTTGGATCTGAGGAGTTCACGCATGAAATCGGTTCAATACCTGTGACAAAGAAAATAAGTCATGTTGAAGTCGACATACCAGATTCCGAGCATGATCAGCTCCATCTCACAGTCATCGACACACcagggttaaaaaaaattgaagaattcaGTAAACTCCAAAAAGAAATTAAACGTTTAACACGTGGTTTgtgtgtttatttgtttgttataccTTTTGGCAGGTTTCAATCGGATGATGGAATTCTTCTAGaaggtttatttaaaaaagaaaccagAGTTGGTTTAAGGACAGGGATAGTGCTTACTCGCATGGCTGAACTGAATGGTTATACACCTGATCAGTGGATTGAGAAAGTCGCTACTCTTAAAAGGGTTATTGATGACAAGCATTTGCAATTTATAGCAATAGAAAATAATCTTACTGACGGACAATCACTGAAGTGTCTCATTAAGTTAATCAAAGACCTTTACAACAAAGAAATTCAACATGATAATAGTAAAACAATCACAGTTACATTACAGGAAATAACAGACAGGTTTGGAAAAGCCGGGACTCAGTTTTTCTGCGAAATTTGCGAAAAACAGATAGAACACGAAAAGGGAATGTTTTGCTCATCATTacctttttttccttcttttcctTCTTTTGTTGGTCGGAAATAAAAGAGACGTGTCTGCTCTGTTCAAACAGTAAAGTGGATGTATAAACATTATAGACAAATAGTAGCAAACTTCTCAACGGACAATATAATATTATTTGAAATTCCAGGCATAAATGTTTTTAGATATCATTGATTATTCCTTAATAAGGACACCTCcttcaaatataattatataaataccaTTTGTTGGTTTTTCAAAATCATTAATATCTGGTTTTATTGAACAGTGAtttctttttgttgaaaaattatttaaaaattggttgcaattatataaaacattttaaatttcaggGTAGTAGTGTATAATTACATAACAGTTCTGGTTAGTATCGTGAAATATGGACTGCCCAACGGACAGTTGTATTTACTAagacaattgtttttaaaaatctctTTAAACCCGGATATCATGAATGCAATACTTTGGTGATGAAATTaaagatattataaaaaaagaagatgtggtatgattgccaataagacaactatccacaaaagaccaaaatgacacaaacagtaacaattataggtcaccgtacggcctacaacaatgagcaaagcccataccgcatatagtcagctataaaaggacccgataagacaatgtaaaacaattcaagcgagaaaactaacagccttatttatgtaaaaaaatgaacgaaaaacaaatatgtaacatataaacaaacgacaaccactgaattacaggcttgtTTGTTTCACTCGTAATGTTCATCATCTGACAGACATTGTGTCACGTTATACTGCCCAAACAAAGTTATGAAGAGAGACGATTAAAAATGACTAGTCTGTtccccggccgttattgaaattcttgacaatacttgttaatatttgtatattccgaaggtaCACTGGGTATTGTACAGAGAGGACCAACCTAAATTCTATGGACATCATCATGAAGTGGTTAATCCATACAATGTATATCTGTTTAAACTAACTAAGGACATTATTTTAACACGTCTTATATTGGTGGTAGCTATTATCGTCGTCTGGTCTTATAAGTACCAAACGTGACCAACATGTATTCCCGAAATTGACTGTTTTATATTTTGCGGAGTGTGATTTCGCATAACTATAGGACATTTCAGGGTACTTTGCTATACGAAATTGATGTATTTAGTTATGATCttgtatttgtaaatcttatcgGATATGATttacaaatacaacatttaaatgaGTTGTAGGTTGTATAGTAGctgttattctatttttttagtaTTCTATTTCACgaccgacactcggctaaccgagacaTTGGTCGGTTAATCAATATTGAGTGTGTGgttatatgggcgattggtctgttaatcgggttggtaatacgtctgttaagagtaaaacgcacaatttattgttaaactttaatatacagatttttggcatattataaaaacaaaatcaaaaaaagaaaagtgtctgacaaaatgatatctatcatacaACATTTcccacctgtaaaaacatttcatagtctgcacagttttcagtaaaactaaaagtcGTCGCGTAGGTATGTTTTATCATAtgtatgcttatacgcatagcaatttaaAATGAGATGttattgagtaaaaaaaaaattgacaatgaatacggtgcaacagtatcttTCTtgttctctcttttttagcaatgcatcagtCTCTTCGGatcttatctattattctatattcagCGTCTCAATCCAGATTCTCATGTATACCACGAGAGTCCGGAtcggggtgttgtttatttctgtgctatttaaattgttatgtcacttttctttcaattttatttattttactcattattctttctctatttttctatattttagcatcccaatatattttacttaatgATGTtgagttacattacgacgtttatctctgatttatatactggttaccaatgtagatgacaaattggtggcattcatgacaattaaacagaatccacatgatatatgcgaccattcttggataaaattaatattactaaaatattactttttgaaaccatttttatcaattttcatttgatatcaatatggttaacaaacataatgcttgtcttttttcgatgttcaaattgttgcatgcaagtaaattcaaccaacgtgtcattttgtgtactttATGTGTGTgcaaaatgtgtataaatttattgatgagtaacccgccttttcattttaaagatcgtgcattgaagctagaaaaataataattacaccactgcaTTCgatacattgaattgttttgttagacatgaataatttatatgataacaatatatttaaatagttTAACATTGAAACATGGTGAACTTTCGTTGATTTTCTCgttaacacctgattaacagactttatagccaacccgattaacagaccaaccgccgatatagccgcatactcaatatagattaccgaccaatctctcggttagccgagtgtcggccgtgtatttGTATGTATTAACGTAAGATAATTAATCGCacagttcatttataaaattttagtGTTAGGTAACGTaagaaataccgacatagctagataatacaatcaATTATCTAATTACTTACACAATTCTATATCAataatattatcatgattatattatacatCAAATACCATAATTACCAACCtgattttaaacaatatgaaaaaaatgaaattacctATGGCTTCACTTTTGTAGCGTTAGCATCGTAGGATAATGCACGTTATTTTGGTGGTGTTTTATTTGCGGTCCTAGATTTTTTTTACGAGTTCGTATTTATTCTGtggtgacatgaatatcaattatgtaatcattttatatacatttactgTTTGTAAGAGTACGAGTCATTCTAGATACTACGAATTGTGTGTCCcatgtatatattaaataagccgtgtttggcacaactttttggattaTTAGATTTTCGGTGCTTTTCAGCTTTATACTTTTTGACTTTCTTTACTAATTTGATCTCGGCGTCGGTggtgggtcttttgtagacgacgtGCGCGTATGGTGTATTGGATTGTAtccttggtacctttgataacaattagcATATCGAAAAGTCATATTGTAATgtgtatttgtgtatttctctgtccttgatgtccttgcatttatttgtacgttagtcctgtcatgtaatgtgaTCATTGTAGTGTTATATttaataatgtaataaaagcgggaggtttggcttgCTGCAAAACCAGGTTAATCCCgacattttgtttatcaaaatatcctttaacaagtcaggaaaatagcagttgttatcttatagttcgtttctgtgtgtgtcgCAAAGTCGTTTTAGTTTTTTATTTCTCTTCAGTGTTTCtgatgtttcgttgtttttctcttacagTTGATgtatttacctcagttttagtttgtacccCGTATTTGTAGGGTTTTTTCAATCGATTAatgatgactttcgaacagcggaatgctactgttgcctttattacaACATGTATTGATCCTATGATAGGAAATAAAtatcactggttcagacgtacatataaatataattaacagTAATTTGTGGGATACTAAAGTAGATATTTCAACTGATATGTAACAATTCCATCTTTATGCCTTATATaccatgtactgtagtacgacacaatattaaaaactgacgaggaaagtaACACCTGGCCACCGAATGCTACTATTATTATTGTAAAGCCAAGGTGGTCATTTGTGGTCtaacagtgcaggcgatttggtgtcacgatatctcaatagcacgagttcgaatcccggcaaagGTAACACAacaaatttgtgaaagcaaatttatagaactaacattgttgggctgatgtttagacgaattatatatagaGAATGTGCACAGCCACTGCTGGTGATTCGATGAATAAATAtattgtagagttgtcactggttcaaaCATACTTACAAATATAGTTATTTCTGTGACTGaatattgcattaatttgtagtaTCCTTTACAATACATATTTAAGTGGCTCTATAACAATTCCATATACaggccttatatatcatgtagtACGTCTACTGTATTACGACGCCAGCTTAAAGCTGACAGAAAAGGTAACACTCAGCCACAGAAAGCTTTATTTTAGTTAAGCCAAGGTGCCCGAATGGTCTAGCGTGTGgaaggcgatttggtgtcacgatatttcAGTAAAATGAGATAAAATCCCGGTAAGGGAAAAAaattgtgaaagcaaatttacagatctgacattgttgggctgatgtttagacgaataaTACATATTAACATGACATAGATATAAACATTCACATTATTTAGAATATGTGACCTTACAAGATACAACCAGATTACAGAGTAAAATATCAGTAAATGTTTACTCCCCTCTTGTGTACCTTTGAAATATGATTAATCATTAACAAGTTTAAACTTTATGATCCATGTTTCTTTTCCTATTCGTCTCTGTATAacttaaatgataaataaaacctGTAGCAGCAAGGACAATATGAATTTTAAGTATGTAAACACTCTATTGTATTCGGTAGTAGTATTGTTGATCGtgatatatttttataagtacagttttttattcaaattacaaCGAATAACAAGTTATGCTAGGGTACCACTTTAAACTACTAGTAATCAGAATTATCactaaaacaaatatatgtatccTGCTTAAATGACCCTTTGAATGTTATCATTAAAGTGTTTAAGGTCATCATATTACTGTATAGAACGAAAAACACATGATTTaaataaaacttgaaattttaatgatattgaaTCTTAATCTTGTCTGTTGTCGGTCAGTTAAGTTTATTCTATTAGATATAAACAGAATAAATTTAGTTTaactaaatagaaatatatttttatcatccTATTGCTCGTCATTATCGATAACCGCAAAACACAATTTGATAAAACTATGGGTACGGTATACATAAGTAGAAAGATAAATATGTGAGCATGTCAAAGTGCAAGTATCCTTCATACTATTCTCGACTTGACTTTCAAACAGTTAATTTTCCCCAGTATTACGATACTGACATGAAAATATGGAattcgtttttattttaaattacggttataaaatttcaaaatcattagAAGTAAGGAATTAATCTCCCTCAAGCAAAGCCCTGGTTAATTGTCCAGGTTTGTCCTTTTTGGTTGCACCAGTTCCTAGACATTTGTAATATGATTTGGATTGTAAACTATTTTGCGTTGTGTATCGTATAATACTAAGGCTTTCAGGCCTTAGGAATAGACTACCTTAGCTGTCATGATTTGGTAAAACTTCTAGGTCCCAAatgcaatgctcttcaactgcgtACTTTATTGGGTCTTTTGAACATGTTTTCATTCGGGCTTcattggtgagtcttttgtagacaaaatgcacATCTGGCACAAATATGAACTTTCAGTCCTGGtttctatgaggagttta includes:
- the LOC139504018 gene encoding GTPase IMAP family member 8-like — protein: MTVLQEKTFHWADATSGGDLFPRGYTDITIVLIGTIGSGKSRTGNTIVGSEEFTHEIGSIPVTKKISHVEVDIPDSEHDQLHLTVIDTPGLKKIEEFSKLQKEIKRLTRGLCVYLFVIPFGRFQSDDGILLEGLFKKETRVGLRTGIVLTRMAELNGYTPDQWIEKVATLKRVIDDKHLQFIAIENNLTDGQSLKCLIKLIKDLYNKEIQHDNSKTITVTLQEITDRVVVYNYITVLVHWVLYREDQPKFYGHHHEVVNPYNHPNIFYLMMLSYITTFISDLYTGYQCR